The genomic segment TTCACTAAATATATTACTTAGTGAATAATGATtcagccaacaaaaaaaaaacaaaagatttagtGCAAGGAAAATTTTCGTGGGCAAGAAGTGGGAACATATGTACATTATTTGGTGTGGAAAAAATTATAGTGTTGTTAtcccaagaaaaaaagatatcgTAGTTagaaattgttgttttgtttccattatTATGAGCAGCAGTAGAACTAAACACAAGTCAAAGAAATcagaatcaagaaaaagaatGCTAAAGCATTAATTACTTACTAATTTCATTGAATCGAGATTCATCATTGAGCAGAAAACTAAAAACCTTTTCTGGTACCAGaggttttaaaagaaataaaaaggttAGACTGCTCGGATCTATTCGAGAAAAAGTTAAcaaactttaattttaaaaaggacAAAATTAACGTATTGGCATTGCACTTGAATGCCCCAAAAGTAAGTTCAAAATGCACTTGCAAAACATAAAGATGTATACCCAGTTAGAATTTACGACTCCTATTTTGGTGTACCAAGTAAACTTACTGTTTATATGTCCACCTATTTCATCATTTAGGATAACAATATTTCACATAAGTAATAACGTTTACTAGCACTAATATCATCTTTTAGCATACATTCTttataaaagatataaaaataattcCGATCGGCTTAAACAATTCACCGATTAGTTCGAAAATCACACGTTTGAGAAAATgtatatagtttaaaataaagACTAATGTGTAACAAAACCATGAACCCAAAATTGCAAGTCACCCACAAGTCGCAAAGATTAGAATGGTCTAGAAAGATAAATTGATACATGATGTATACGTGTACACATATGTGTCAAATGCACATTCGTCTATATAAATCTTCCTACCGGCGAcaacagtttatttttttgctaattcAGTATTAAAGCTTTTAAGTTTCTTCTATgttatgtaaaaaagaaaatcttacCAAAAATAGAGACACATATATACGTAATTAGGTTTGTTATGGTTgccaaaaaaatggtttatcGCGCTGGAGTAAAGCTCTCATTGATCTTTGTAAAATCGGTTTTGTAAAAAGACTCGTTCATGACTTTTATTcgtgtttattttatatattgctAGCgacaacaaaacaatcaacgattcaatttttattagttttggcGTTGTTCGCAACAAAATGACAATTTTTTATTCGTTTTATGGTCCCTGGTTCATCGACAATTTAAGTGGTTAATAATGACCATCGTTAATCAAAATCTTTGGATTAATACTGTAAGCTTATAGCATTCTTGGTAAAAtacaaagtatatatttttatttgatacttGAACAAGTATTTGGGTTAAAACTGTGATGAGTCGCACGTGTGATTGCGTACATTCGCACGCACCCTACCCTTTCACATTAGTTCCAAAGTCATTTTCACCAACCAAATGCGACATCTCCAACACTCCTTTCTGTGATCCTATTAGCGTCAGATTTGACAAAGTAAGGCCAATTATATTTCCTAACCTTAATCATTtctgaccccaaaaaaaaaaacctgaatcaTTATTTATTGGAATAAAcctattttatcaaaaacctTAATTCCTTAGCTGACAAATTAACTCATTAACTGAAATCAACAACAATTCAGTATAAACTTAAATGAACCATAGTATATACAATTATACATAGATAaagtaaaacacaaaatatagtATTCGAAACTGTTGTTCCTTCCCCATCATGACATCTGTATATACCACAACAACAAATAAGGCTACGTTACATGTACCTTAAAAAAATCTTGTCTGTATTGTATATACTTATTTCTATGGACGATCGAGTAAtgcataatttttgtttagatcATCAGACTAATGATAAAGTACTGATGACGGGTACATATACGAGTAACGCAAAATTTCCTTGAATATTTtcgaaaaaatattttaaataaaaatggctttataattttctaaaactgAAAGATAAGTAAAAATCGGACTGGGCAAGTTTTGGCtattagaaaatttttaaaaatgtaaaagtctTTAAAAGTCCAAACGGCTACTAATACAAATGTCTTGCCACTAAACCTTCTTGGTAATTTGTTAGAATTaataagaattatatatatatatatatgtacatgtgtatttaacaaaaaaagaaatgaatataaTTTACTATTGTGGGAGAAAGGTGTGAGAAGGTTATATATAGGTGGGTGAGCTTTGGTAGGCTTTTGACAAAACTTGCAAGCTGTTGAGATTTTCCATCCTCAATAACTTTAGTTTTCCATCTCTCTCCCATCTCTCTACTCTCTTCTTCACATCCccatattacataatatataaaacacacattatatatagatttaatatttaaatggGGAGGCAGCCATGCTGCGACAAGCTAGGGGTGAAGAAAGGGCCGTGGACGGCAGAGGAAGACAAGAAGCTCATAAACTTCATACTCACCAACGGCCATTGTTGCTGGCGTGCTTTGCCAAAACTGGCCGGTCTCCGCCGCTGCGGAAAGAGCTGCCGCCTACGGTGGACTAACTATCTCCGGCCTGACTTGAAGAGAGGCCTTCTCTCTAATGATGAAGAACAACTTGTCATTGATCTTCATGCTCATCTCGGCAATAAGTAAGCGTAATCATATATTAATTCCATATATAgactctattttttcttctaattcttaCGTAATGATTTGTGTCATATATCTATGAACGGAAGctttttatgttaaaattcaaattttaacgTTGTAGCAAAAACTAGAGACTTAAGATAAACACTGGTTTGGACTTTGAAACGTGTATGTTTTTCGTAAAATACAAAGTCAAATGCATGTTATCCAACAtgtttagtttatgtatgtgttaTGTAAATTATgccaaataataaattagatagTTCCAAACAAGATGGTCAAATAAGTAGAATAATTTTTAGATttgcatttatttttcattgaaaTCAACTTCAAGACAAAGTAACGTCCTTTGCTTCCAAAGATAATGTTAACTTCATTTGTCAATCTTCTTGTGTTTATATTTCAGAAACATATCCACCAAcactttattaaatattatatattcttgtgattaatttgttttttttttaaccattgttTCTGTATTATAGGTGGTCTAAGATAGCTTCAAGATTACCTGGACGAACAGATAACGAAATAAAAAACCATTGGAATACTCACATCAAGAAAAAACTTCTTAAGATGGGAATCGACCCTGCGACCCATCAACCTCTAAACCAAGAACCTTGTAATACCGATAACTCCAAAACCATCTCATCGAATCCAGATGATGTCTCACTGGAACCAAAGACAACCAGCACAAAAACTTTAGAAATAAGTGGCACGACAACAATAGAGGACGAAAGCAGTAGCACGGTTACTGATCAAAACAGTTCGATGGACAATGAAAATCATATACTTGACAACATCTATAATGATGATGAGTTGTTTAGTTATTTATGGTCCGACGAAACTACTAAAGCTGAGGGCTCGTGGGGTGACAGTAATTATGGCGCCGTGGGTGGAACATTATGTGACAACAATATGTTCGGCACCGTTGCAGATTTTCCAATATGGTCACCCGAAGGAATCAACGACAAGGATTGGATGTTTCTCGACTATTGCCAAGACTTTGGCGTTCatgattttgggttttgactGTATTGCTATTGACATAGTGGCAACTCTATGGAGATGAGTCACAAGcattaatttatatacatataagtaGTGTACACTATATGTGTATAATATACACACACGCatacaaatcataaatatatatgtagtagcATAAGAAAACCATGTAAAGCAGTAAGGGTGCAACGTGGTCTTCAAGTATTGTTAATTAGGGTATGGTGTAGGGGTTCGTCAAAGTCAAGAAAATacaagtttatttaaatttctttggttttgtattgtaaATTATTCACATAATGCCAAAAGGCTAAGAATGAAAATAATGTGAAGTTTTACGCTATCAATTAAGGGTGTGATTGGAAACACGTACAAGTGCGTATTTGAAGACTTTTTTACTTAGAGGCTTGGCTccttttttttctggtttatcATCATTGACCATGtatatatctattaattttcaaccatttaagattttattgaTGTGCAAAGACGATATGAGCCAAATCAATTTTACAAATAAGTATGAATATAGTATGTGGTCTGAATTAAAATAGCGATTGTAGTCAAGTCAATTGTTGGTTTTGATAGTGAGTATAATTTTTGTTGATAATGTCAATGTATACTACCACAGAAGTCcgaatttacatatatttatacaaCGTATGAAAGTAACCCATGATCATCTAAGACCCATTGGTCTTGCCGTAAAACAGTTTggattttcatattgttttcaAATATGTCCCCGAACAGAAAATTCCTACCAATTTGatgaaaataatatgaaatttacCTTGTTGACGGTTACattgattttcttctttctaaatgatctttttttttttcttttctaaatgaTCGTTTATTTTCGTTGTTGGCCAATATTTCTATTCATCATCAATTTTTGTATTCAATCACCCTTTTTGGATTTGAACTCAAGACTATGAGACACAACACAACTAATGTAAAATAGTAAACTAGATATGATCTGAGTTTTGCAGAGAGTTAGAGAAGCAAACTGTTTATTCAGAGATACCCAAACTCAATTCTCTTCTTTGTATAATAAATACTATCAATTAAGTTAAATAGTATCTTAATTGTTTGTAGAATCAACTTCATAGTTTTTAGCCTTTTCTGTCAAACCCATTTGAAATTAGATGATAGTAGTACTAGCTACGACTACGAAGTTAAATGTGAATGTAACAAACCGTCAACACTGGACTTATATTTTGGTCTCGACAACTTTGTCAACGAGCCTATAAACAAAGAGTTCaaatttctccttcttcttcacattaaATTCCCTTGAAAAATTAATTCCATGCAAGAATTCGattcataaaatatactatatagtcaATACTAAGTGTAGAGTGGACCCTTGTTTAATAGAATTATTGGAAGTGTCGTATGAATTTTCGGATAACACCAATACCAAGTGTACCCAATCTTATTCTTAATCaaattacaagttacaacttaaaaataaacaactaCACTTGTATTCTTTTAGGACCGTGGTCTTTGACAGACCCACCTGCCAAATTCCGCAAAATATCTTTATTGGTGGGTATGAATGGAGTAAGTTAATCCATTTTAATACccttacaacttacaagtgACGAGGTAGAGCTGATCCACTTAACACCCTTAGAAGGGAAGGGCCAAAATGCAGTCATCCCACCAATTTGGAGGAATCTTGACAGCATCCAAGACATTACTAAACAACCTTCTGTTAAACTGAGCTCATAGAATTCAAAACAAATATGGGTGCACACGACAAAGTTACTATCACCATTTGTGGCCTGAGCCCATTAAAGCAAAACGGTTtgctttgtaaatcttccaaTGTAAAATTCTAAAAGAACAATTCCCATCTGATGTTCCGACCAAGTATTCAAAACACAGGAagtgaaaaacgaaaaaaaagatgtaaattACTAAAGAAGGGAACATAGTTTAGCTTCTATTCAAGTTCTTCTCTGCAACGAAAACATAAAACGAAAAAGATTCTCCAACATATCTCTCAGCTCACGCAATTAAACACAGTAATGGCAAAGAGAATAAAACTAGTTATTTTGTTTACTTGGGACCTCCTCCAAATTTGCCCATCATCTTTGCAATCACCGGAGCCACCTTGGGATTCGCCTTATGCTTCGCTAGATTCGCAGGGTTCTTCATCACTGTTAAAACATTCAAACAATGTTCAAGACTCAAACATACTCAAAACATTAGGGTAgtaacatcaacaacaacatttaAGTCGAGTCATACCATCTTGAAGAGCAGCCATGACTTCTGGATCGCTAAATGCCGTCATGAGCTCAGGATCCTGCTCACAAATATCATCAAACCAATCTCACAAATTCAATACCTTCTATGACAATATACGTAGCTTCATGAAGTATAGATTTTGGTCATTCACAAATAGTCACACTTACGTTCAAAATTTTGCTGAAGTCCATACCACCCGGCATACCGCCTGCACCTGGCATACCACCACCCATTCCTGGCATACCACCGCCCATTCCTGCTGGCATACCACCACCCATTCCTGGCATACCACCACCCATTCCTGCTGGCATTCCACCGCCCATTCCTGCCGGCATACCTCCTGGGAAACCACCGGGCATACCACCCATACCTCCTGGGAATCCTCCAGGCATACCTCCAGGGAATCCACCGGGCATACCTCCTGGGAAACCACCTCCTGATGGTCTGCTTGATGATGACTGTTCTTCTTTCTTAGCTTTATCATAGGCAGCCTTGCAGAAAAAGAGACATGGATAAGCCCCAAAGGATCtaaaacaaatactaacacTAATGTTATCAAAAGACTACTCTGATCGACTACATGGTCAACGAAGCTACCTGTGCTTCAGCACGGCGACGTAGCCTATCACGCTCAGCCTTTTTGTCCTCTCTTTCCTTGCGTAATCTGTCATACTTTCTACGGTGTTCCTCAAGCTTATGAGCATTAGGTTCAACCtgaaaatatgaagaaaagtTTGTAACTGAATCATGCTAATGCATTGTTTATGAATccaaacagaaaaagaaaaaataaacagacAATCCCGTGCATACCTTCTTGAGCACAGCACTAATTTCCTCATCATAGTCTATCGTAGAAGCAAGGTGAAGGTCTTTCGCAGCCTCTGCCCATTCTCCAAGCATGGCACGAGCCATTCCCCGTGATTTGTATCCCTTGGCAGAATCAGGATTAATCTGCGATCTCAAACGCAAAAAGATTCAATACCATCACTAGAACACAAAAATGGCGGAGAAATGATAGAACACTCTACCTCCAATGCAGCGTTTGCATCTCGAATAGCAGCGTTTGGCTTCTTCAACTTAATGTAGACGCTAGCTGAAACACATAGATAAATCATCAGGTACATAAACCCATCTGATGGAAGTTATAATGTACAAAACACAGCTTGTACTCACCCCTGTTTCCATACATAATAGCTGAAGTCGGATTCAAAGTAATTGCCTGAGTTAAATGCTCAATTGCTTCATCAAAATTTCCTTCAGAAAGGGCCTCCATGGCTTTGCCCTTAGCTTCTTGAGCAGCTTCACGATTCTCATCAGTCACCTCCACTGATGAATCCCCCATCTGTATTAAAAACCAAGAGAGtcaagagatatataaaaactgAGAGAAATTAGTAAACCAAAAGCTGAGGTTTTTGCTTCTGTTCAGCCATCACCATACCTTCTGAGGAGGATCATTATCAGGTTCAACAGTGTCTCCTTCAAGCTCAACATCAGATTCAATaatctcatcttcctcttcttcttcctccactttAGGTTTTAGTTCTTCAGTTTCCTccatatcatcatcactctcttcAACTACGAAACTCctctgttaaacaaaaaaaaacaatcaaatcaaaaacaaactcttcaacagaacacaaacacattcaatttACATCAAACATTAACAATGGTATAATACCGCTTTAGTGTCTTTGTCTTCTTGAGGTATCTTAGCACCAagactgaaatcatataaattccaAAACAAATTAGCCTCACACAGATCAAAGGTAAACACTTTTCACCAAATCCAAGAGATTAAAACTAAAGACAGGGACTTTCATATACAAGAGGGTAAAGGGTTTAACAAATTCCACCTCCACAACAGATTAAAGCGAGAGATCAGAGCATATACACTTTATACAAACATGGACTCAAATCAAAGATCAATACTTTACTGAAtctactaaattctaaaccaatACAAATACAGATGAAAACTAAAGgcataagaaagaaaaacgaTTAGATCGAAGCAAACGAGGAAGTACCTCTCGAGGTAGTCGCGGAAGAAGGAGAGGGAAGGAGTAGAGAGAAGGGAAGGGTCAGACTTGCATTGGTCGATGAAGTCCTTGAGCTCGCTAAGCTTCGTTGcatccatctttttttttgtgagaaacTTGCTTCCGATCTGCGAAAGAAAGATACAAAGAGTGTTTGTTTAGGTCTTTGAGTGTTAAAAAGTCTCGACTTTTTCTTTATAAGTCTCTCGTTGCTTTCGATTTCGAGAGAGAGGTTTGGGGGAAAAAAGGGAAGTGAGAGAATAAAGAAGGGTTTCTTCtagtatcttcttctctttcttatgtTTACGGATAAGCATCGCCTGATTTGGACCGGCTATTGCTTTTATTGTTTCCGGAAGggataaaacaaaattgaaccaaaccaaacagaaCCGAACCAAAAAGTTAATCAATCTGGTTTAAACCATTTCACTATTCTTCAAAATCACGTTTGCTTTTACGTGCTTTGGTTAATGTTAGTTTTGGTTTAGATTAAATTCAATTTGGTTCTAGTTAGAAAAATCAGGGCCGGCTCAAAAATTTATTGGGCCTGGTgctataattaaatatttgtagGCTAAATATGTAACATTTGAAAACTTTGGACCCTTTTTGACAATTATTCGATATTTTAGGACCTTCAAAtgcaaagaaaaaattgttaaaaagttGGGACCCGGTGCGGTTGCACACTCCAAGAGCCGGGCCtgagaaaaatataactttaaaatataaaataatttatactaCAACTACTGTATCATACAGTCTGTATGTATTTAAcatatgaaaagtaaaaaagaaaaaaatttccaaatttgtttcatttttaaatctttaaattgTACAATTGAATAGCTATTTTATTTACCagaagatatgtttttttttctttaaaagttcCTATTTTTTGTTGGAAGCATTTGTTgttctttaaagttttttagtcacctttttattcatttaatcaTGTTGAATTTGCTTTTAAATGATTGAACAaaattatactccctctgtttcataataagtgtcattttaacactttgcacacaaattaataaaacatattaaaatatcttttatacccttaaaaataaaattgactcttgatattcttcaatgaatatgaagttaaaattataaatttatgcttaattttacattgaaaatctaaaatgacacttattttgaaacaaaaaaatcaggctagaatgacactctttgtgaaacagaggaagtactATCTTCCAACCGATTGAAGACTTCAATCTATATTTGAAGTTGAACtatcaatataattaaataaaagtttaaattcaataataagattcataatttcatatattcaCAAAAATTCACACCTCATTTTTCTAGTTGGGTGTTTCGGTGGCCATTATAAGTCCACAAAATATAATTACGAAAAAATAAGGTTAACTCAAAATAGACAATATATGATAAACAAAAACGGTTAgtcaaaaatctaatatttatggaaaaaataattatgaaattaattataaaatcaaaattaccctatatttttggaaatggtttaaagtttaaagtttgcttccataataatcaaaaaaatttaaatcgaaaattatatatatatatatatatatatatattatttgggAGCACACTTAgggataccaaaaaaaaaaagcatgacaTATATTCATGTTGCCAAACAGGTTcaattacttatataattaaaaataaaagaataaacaatatatggtaaacaaaaactgttagtaaaaaatctaatatttatggaaataataattacaaaattaattataaaataaaaatttccctatatttttggaaatggtttaaagtttaaagtttgcttccataaaaatcaaagaatttaaatcaaaaattatatatatatatatatatatatgtaaacatatttgatttgattttaaattgtgagatatttacagaaataacaaatcaatttaatacaattaaatagaaacaaataatcatatatctataatattaattaaggaGCACATTtagagatacaaaaaaaaacaaaaagcatgaCATATATCCACCAGttaaacaaacaatcagaaagtttcatttaaaataattaattacaaagttATATTTTGAATCTGTAATTTTTATGAATGCAACCTTTAcaactttgaattttttttattacttctaCATGATCAAATTGAATTGCATATACTGTTttgactca from the Camelina sativa cultivar DH55 chromosome 12, Cs, whole genome shotgun sequence genome contains:
- the LOC104731239 gene encoding protein ODORANT1-like, yielding MGRQPCCDKLGVKKGPWTAEEDKKLINFILTNGHCCWRALPKLAGLRRCGKSCRLRWTNYLRPDLKRGLLSNDEEQLVIDLHAHLGNKWSKIASRLPGRTDNEIKNHWNTHIKKKLLKMGIDPATHQPLNQEPCNTDNSKTISSNPDDVSLEPKTTSTKTLEISGTTTIEDESSSTVTDQNSSMDNENHILDNIYNDDELFSYLWSDETTKAEGSWGDSNYGAVGGTLCDNNMFGTVADFPIWSPEGINDKDWMFLDYCQDFGVHDFGF
- the LOC104731240 gene encoding FAM10 family protein At4g22670-like translates to MDATKLSELKDFIDQCKSDPSLLSTPSLSFFRDYLESLGAKIPQEDKDTKARSFVVEESDDDMEETEELKPKVEEEEEEDEIIESDVELEGDTVEPDNDPPQKMGDSSVEVTDENREAAQEAKGKAMEALSEGNFDEAIEHLTQAITLNPTSAIMYGNRASVYIKLKKPNAAIRDANAALEINPDSAKGYKSRGMARAMLGEWAEAAKDLHLASTIDYDEEISAVLKKVEPNAHKLEEHRRKYDRLRKEREDKKAERDRLRRRAEAQAAYDKAKKEEQSSSSRPSGGGFPGGMPGGFPGGMPGGFPGGMGGMPGGFPGGMPAGMGGGMPAGMGGGMPGMGGGMPAGMGGGMPGMGGGMPGAGGMPGGMDFSKILNDPELMTAFSDPEVMAALQDVMKNPANLAKHKANPKVAPVIAKMMGKFGGGPK